The following nucleotide sequence is from Terriglobia bacterium.
GGGGGCCGGCGGGAAGGAAGCGGCTGAACGAGAGCGTCGAGACGCTCCTGGCCAGGCCGTCGGCCGCCGCGAATTCCGCCAGGTCCTTCACCGGCTCGACGAGAGACCACGTGATTCCATCGCGCGCCAACGCGAGTCGACCCGACGGGCGATCGATCACGATCCGCCGGATCTCCGCCGCCTCGGCCGGGATCAGTCGGCGCTCCCTGAAGCTGTCGGGCGCACGTTCCACCGACGCGCCTCCGAAGTCCGCCAGCAGGACGCGCCGGTCTCCGAGCGAGACGTATCGCTCCGGTCCCACGGGAGAGTGGCGGCCGATACGGACGACGCGTGGGGAGTGCCCGTCGCGGCGCTCGATGCGCACCACCGTCGCCGCCGCGTCGAGCCCGAACGCGCCCGCGTCTCGCGCCGCCGCCGCCGCGACCCTCACCACCCGCGCTCCCTCCAGGCCACGCAGGAACGCCTCGACCTCGCGGGGATCGGCGTCGGCCTCGAACGGCGTCACGACCGCCCAGCGGTGATCGTCGCGTCGCTCGATCCGCATCCGAGCCTTGCCTTCCGCGGTCTCGAGTGCGCTCACCGCATCCACGGGCCCGTCGAGGATCGTGCCGAGCGCGCCCGCCGACTCGCTCTGCCGCGCGGGCGGCCGATCCCCCCAGAAGACCGCCACCAGCGCCGCGACGAGCACCAGGGCCAGGACGACGATCCCCCTGAGGCTCACAGCGTTCGCCTCCGCCACCACACGCCGAGCCCGACGATCAGCAGGGACTCGGGGAACAGCAGGACCCCGAGCCGGAACAGCGTCCGGTAGTCCGCCTCCGTCATGTCGAGCCGCGACGCGCGGAACCCCCTCGGACGCTCGGCGATGAGATCCTCCTGGCCGCTGAGCCATGCGATCGAGTTCAAGAGGAACTCCTTGTTGAAGAAATCGTCCAGATGAGCGTTCTCCGCGAGGTCCGCGTCGCCGATCACGACGAGGCGCGCCGAGGCCGCGGGAGCGGCGGCGGGGTCCTTCGCGGCGTCGGCCGCTCCGGTCGCCGCGCGGCGCGCGGCGACCGCCACCGCAACCGGCCCCGCGACATCTCCCGGCCCTCGGGCGACGGTCCCGGTCGAGAGCATCCTCCGATAGTCCGCGACGGCCCAGGATGACGGCCGGGTCCGAGCGATGGCGCGCGCCTCGACGCCCGGGAGGCCTCCCTCCGTCTTCGCGTCCACCGAGCGAGCCTGGAAGAGGACGATGCGTTCCTTGAACTCGCGCGTGATCGCGTGGGTCGGGAAATCCTCGACGATCGGATCGAGCCCGAGCCTGGCACCCAGGAAGGGGATCTCCTCGCGGTCGACGACCATGTCGTCGACGAGCGCCAAGCGGAAATCGGCGAGGAGCGGCGACAACCCCGGATCCACGCCGGGATCCACGAGGAGCAGGAGGCGGCCTCCCCGGCCGAGGTAGGCGCGAATCGCGGACACCTCGTGATCGAGCAGCGGCTTCCGCGGCCCCACGGCCGCCAGCAACGCCGCGTCCCGAGGGACTTCGGACTGCGCGGCGAGGAGGAGGGGGCGAACCTCGAAGTTCTCGCGGCGCAGCGCCTCGGCGAGGGCCGCCGCGCCGCCGGGAGCCTCCGCGTCGTCCGGCGCGGCCTCTCCATGGCCGGCAAGCAGGTAGACCGTCCGCGGACCCGGCCGGGTCACCTTGAGGACGAGATTGGTGACGACACCCTCCGACAGCGTTTCGTCCTCCCGGTCGCCGGTGCTCTCAGCCGAGGTTTCCCCGGACCTCGCCACGATGATGCCCTTCTTGGACACGTGGTAGCGCTCCGCGAGGGCAGGGTCCTGCTCGGCGTCCACGAACCGCCAAGTGACGCGAGGGGACAGCGCGGAGTAACGGCTGAGGA
It contains:
- a CDS encoding DUF4340 domain-containing protein translates to MSLRGIVVLALVLVAALVAVFWGDRPPARQSESAGALGTILDGPVDAVSALETAEGKARMRIERRDDHRWAVVTPFEADADPREVEAFLRGLEGARVVRVAAAAARDAGAFGLDAAATVVRIERRDGHSPRVVRIGRHSPVGPERYVSLGDRRVLLADFGGASVERAPDSFRERRLIPAEAAEIRRIVIDRPSGRLALARDGITWSLVEPVKDLAEFAAADGLARSVSTLSFSRFLPAGPPRGVPEPIARAEVEISIDGARGSMTAEIAPADRGRERLARRDHGGWMGVVGDADVQEVLRDPQEFREHRPLLFSTPDVRGVRIEGDGIRLAATRERDGGAWAVHENGGPAVEADGAKIDQMVDRLRWLRATRVTGAPSRAFATRLAIEITGEGRILGQLELDRVPPVVEPIAPEAAPGETSLARSSWRPGCVLEIPVSQLSGLPRRASDLTPAAAAAGGERKP
- a CDS encoding GldG family protein — encoded protein: MRGAVRFLGFAGLVLLVFGLVSYALTGSFDLWTAVHVAGGGVLVAAGILLNLAGFRRTVSLEGTRRRLSAVLGALLFGGIVVAANVLAARHPMSYDATERKIHTLSEQTRAVLSRLDRPVELLEFAGAADPQRGEIAELLSRYSALSPRVTWRFVDAEQDPALAERYHVSKKGIIVARSGETSAESTGDREDETLSEGVVTNLVLKVTRPGPRTVYLLAGHGEAAPDDAEAPGGAAALAEALRRENFEVRPLLLAAQSEVPRDAALLAAVGPRKPLLDHEVSAIRAYLGRGGRLLLLVDPGVDPGLSPLLADFRLALVDDMVVDREEIPFLGARLGLDPIVEDFPTHAITREFKERIVLFQARSVDAKTEGGLPGVEARAIARTRPSSWAVADYRRMLSTGTVARGPGDVAGPVAVAVAARRAATGAADAAKDPAAAPAASARLVVIGDADLAENAHLDDFFNKEFLLNSIAWLSGQEDLIAERPRGFRASRLDMTEADYRTLFRLGVLLFPESLLIVGLGVWWRRRTL